The Glycine soja cultivar W05 chromosome 8, ASM419377v2, whole genome shotgun sequence genome has a window encoding:
- the LOC114423591 gene encoding uncharacterized protein LOC114423591 — protein sequence MGETKDTHIVEIPVDQEHNHHKNVLCSMTSNMIEAIEDHPLTEISESPGHLLLLKLWQREEELFSKRIAHKETRMDTIKAELFQLSSFFFIFHAFFLTLLFTSWAKAQQQAHHSVCHKWWLPSMVSLCTSFVFVVLVQVKVHRYWKVWGHLQRERNDGRAVTRCIQELRMKGASFDLSKEPNSSSSGKRMKSSSVEIKWRPLTWCSKNSLTISLVFFSGLVFPASKLVLCGL from the exons atgggtGAAACAAAAGACACCCACATAGTAGAAATCCCAGTAGACCAAGAGCATAATCATCACAAGAACGTGTTGTGTTCCATGACAAGCAACATGATTGAGGCCATAGAGGACCACCCTCTAACCGAAATCTCCGAGAGCCCCGGGCACCTCTTGCTCCTGAAGCTATGGCAAAGAGAGGAAGAGCTCTTCTCCAAACGCATTGCTCACAAGGAGACAAGAATGGATACCATCAAAGCTGAACTCTTTCAACTCTCCtcattcttcttcatcttccatgCCTTCTTCCTAACCCTCCTTTTCACGTCTTGGGCCAAAGCCCAACAACAAGCCCACCATAGTGTTTGTCACAAGTGGTGGCTTCCCTCCATGGTGTCCCTTTGCACCTCCTTTGTGTTTGTGGTTCTTGTGCAG GTGAAGGTGCATAGGTATTGGAAGGTGTGGGGGCACTTGCAAAGAGAGAGGAATGATGGGAGGGCTGTGACAAGGTGCATTCAGGAGTTGAGGATGAAAGGGGCAAGCTTTGATCTTTCTAAGGAGCCTAATAGTAGTAGTAGTGGGAAGAGGATGAAGAGCTCAAGTGTTGAGATCAAGTGGAGGCCACTCACTTGGTGTTCAAAGAACTCGCTCACCATTtcccttgttttcttttcagGTTTGGTGTTTCCTGCTTCCAAGCTTGTCCTCTGTGGCCTGTGA